From the Neorhodopirellula lusitana genome, one window contains:
- the pheT gene encoding phenylalanine--tRNA ligase subunit beta, with protein sequence MLVSWNWLSRYVDLTLSHDELVDRLSLSGLNHEGSETVSLDGGKTEVVIDLEVTSNRGDCLGHIGVAREIAVLTEQPLKIPTIEYQETGKKVSDRLSVRNEFESACTRYTARVIEGVKVGDSPQWMQAALQSIGIGIVNNVVDVTNYVMMECGQPLHAFDANKIGGDTIVVRPGQTSSDGKTKEMLEAIDHRSYELTQDSCVIADAQSALAIGGVMGGASSEVTDTTTDIVIEAADFVPLSVRRTARRLKLHSPSSFRFERRVDPVGIDWASRRACQLITEIAGGHVLSGVIDTAEAVAARPPIVLRLSQLERLLGIKIDAETAARILVGLGCQAKPGDEIQCVPPTWRHDLTREADLIEEVARIHGYDKIPEDAPIPVAPSSKREFDSAMQRLRGVMTAAGYSEAMTPSLVVEKLDSSLSPWTDRPALQTRTAMLEGSKILRRSLIPSLLQSRAANWASSSMQADLFEIAHVYLPAAAEKTGDEALPAETYHVAMIAGGDFFTAKGVIETLLNRLGVAGELAVESVERDGFAVGGVVALSLQRAGEADLALGYLGILDEKLVSSCKLTGPVVTAELSADVLVEHSHLVPQQQEVSAFPSIKRDLNLVLPEAVRWDGLSGVIQSAADERLADLTYQETYRNEKADGKDRKRVLFTMELQSLTETLSGDDADGIVESVVKKCEDELGAVLMR encoded by the coding sequence GTGCTAGTCTCCTGGAATTGGTTGTCCCGCTACGTCGATTTGACTTTGTCACACGACGAACTCGTCGATCGGCTTAGCCTGTCTGGACTCAACCACGAAGGCAGTGAAACGGTCTCGCTCGATGGCGGTAAGACCGAAGTGGTGATCGACCTGGAAGTCACATCCAACCGAGGCGATTGCCTGGGGCATATCGGTGTCGCTCGCGAGATCGCGGTGCTGACCGAACAGCCCTTGAAGATCCCAACGATCGAGTATCAAGAGACCGGCAAGAAGGTCAGTGATCGGCTTTCCGTTCGCAACGAATTCGAATCGGCTTGCACTCGCTACACCGCTCGTGTCATCGAAGGCGTGAAGGTCGGTGATAGCCCGCAGTGGATGCAAGCCGCACTGCAATCCATTGGCATCGGCATCGTCAACAACGTCGTCGACGTGACCAATTACGTGATGATGGAATGCGGCCAACCACTGCATGCGTTTGATGCCAACAAAATTGGTGGCGATACGATTGTGGTGCGTCCCGGCCAAACGTCGTCCGACGGCAAGACGAAGGAAATGCTGGAAGCAATCGATCACCGTAGTTATGAGTTGACCCAAGATTCATGCGTGATCGCGGATGCCCAGTCGGCGTTGGCGATTGGTGGAGTGATGGGCGGCGCGTCGAGTGAAGTCACTGATACAACCACAGACATTGTGATCGAAGCGGCTGACTTCGTGCCGCTTTCGGTTCGCCGAACCGCTCGTCGTTTGAAGCTTCATTCCCCTTCTTCGTTCCGCTTCGAACGCCGCGTTGACCCGGTTGGGATCGACTGGGCGAGTCGCCGTGCTTGTCAGTTGATTACCGAAATCGCCGGTGGCCACGTCTTGTCCGGTGTGATTGACACCGCAGAGGCGGTTGCTGCTCGCCCGCCCATCGTGCTGCGTTTATCGCAACTCGAGCGTTTGTTGGGGATCAAGATTGACGCTGAAACCGCCGCCCGAATTCTGGTTGGGCTAGGATGCCAAGCGAAACCGGGTGACGAAATTCAGTGTGTCCCACCGACTTGGCGACATGATCTCACTCGAGAAGCGGATCTGATTGAAGAGGTGGCCCGAATCCACGGCTACGACAAGATTCCTGAAGACGCGCCGATCCCGGTCGCGCCCAGCAGCAAGCGAGAGTTCGACTCGGCGATGCAGCGACTTCGGGGTGTGATGACGGCGGCCGGATACAGCGAAGCGATGACGCCGAGCCTGGTCGTCGAGAAACTGGATTCGTCGCTTTCACCCTGGACGGATCGTCCCGCGTTGCAGACCCGCACCGCAATGCTCGAGGGATCCAAGATCCTGCGTCGTTCGCTGATTCCTAGTTTGTTGCAAAGCCGGGCTGCGAACTGGGCTTCGTCCTCGATGCAGGCGGATCTGTTCGAGATCGCTCATGTCTATTTGCCTGCTGCGGCGGAGAAGACAGGTGACGAGGCTTTGCCTGCCGAGACCTATCATGTGGCGATGATTGCCGGTGGTGATTTCTTCACGGCCAAGGGCGTGATCGAAACGCTACTGAATCGATTAGGTGTCGCTGGCGAGTTGGCCGTGGAGTCGGTCGAGCGAGACGGGTTCGCCGTCGGTGGTGTGGTGGCACTGTCGCTGCAGCGTGCTGGCGAAGCAGACTTGGCACTGGGCTACCTCGGTATCCTCGACGAAAAGCTCGTCAGCTCATGTAAGCTGACTGGCCCCGTCGTGACGGCCGAATTATCCGCTGACGTGCTCGTCGAACACTCGCACTTGGTGCCGCAGCAACAAGAGGTCAGCGCGTTCCCATCCATCAAGCGGGACTTGAACTTGGTCTTGCCTGAGGCCGTTCGCTGGGATGGGTTGTCCGGTGTCATTCAGTCAGCCGCTGATGAACGTCTGGCGGACCTGACCTATCAGGAAACGTATCGCAACGAGAAAGCGGATGGCAAAGATCGCAAGCGTGTGCTGTTCACAATGGAACTGCAAAGCCTGACCGAGACTTTGTCAGGTGACGATGCCGATGGGATCGTGGAAAGCGTTGTCAAAAAGTGCGAAGACGAACTTGGTGCTGTTTTGATGCGGTAG